Below is a genomic region from Candidatus Binatia bacterium.
AGCCCTCGGATATTCCGCGCTGTTGATCGTCGCGATGACCGTCATGAGCGGCATCATCGTGTGGCGGTTTCAGCAGATCCTGTACGATCAGGCGGCGACGAGCGTCAACGCGACCATGAAGGCGATCGTGGCGTTCGCACAGCAGTCTGCGACGCCGTTTTCGCTCGAAGATTCGTCGGTCGGCACGCTGCAGTTTCTCTTTGACAGCAGCAATCTCGCTACGTGGAACTCGGCCAACAGCTACGTGCAGGTGGACTCGAGCAACGGGTATCCTCTCGCGAAGACGGCGAACCTCGGCTCGCTGACGGTACCAGCGAATCCGAAGCTCTCGGCGTCGCACGACGTCGCGTTTCGGCAGGTAACGCTCGGCGGCCGGTCGTTCTTGGTCGAGGATCGTTATCTGCGCGCGGGGGCGAGCGCGGCCATCATCCACGTCGCCGAACCGCTCGACACGCTGCAGCGCACGTTCGCGCGAGCTCGTGAGGCCATCGCGATCGTGCTGGGCGCGGCGGCAGCGGCCGTCGTCGTGCTCTCGATCGTCTTCGCGTCGCAGGCGACGACGCCGATCAACAAGCTGTCGCGCGAGATGCGCGAGATCAGCTCCGATCGCCTCAGAATCGCGGCCGGAAAGGGAGCCCTCGACGGGCGCCGGCGCAGCGGCCGCGACGAAGTCGGCCGCCTGGCCCAGAGCTTCAGCGACCTGTTGGCGCGCCTGGGCGAGGCGTTCGCGCGCGAGCGCCAATTCATCTCAGACGCGTCCCACGAGCTCAAGACGCCCCTAACGTCGATCAACGCCAACGCGCAGATGCTGCTGCGCTGGGGCGATCGAGACCAGGCGGTCCGCCGCGAGAGCCTAGAGACGATCGTCCGTGAGAGCGCCGACCTCGCCGCGATGGTCAACGGCATGCTGACGCTCGCCAAGGCCGACCGCGGGGACGAAATCCCGAAGGAACCGCTCTCGCTCGCGCAGATAGCGAGCGAGGTCTCGCAGAACGCGGGGCCGCGCGCCGCGGAGAAAGAGATCGCGCTGCACTTCAGCCACGCGGCGACGCCGATCGTTTACGGCGACCCCAACCTGCTGCGCCAGCTCGTCGGAAACCTCGTCGACAACGCCATCAAGTTCAGCGAGCGCGGCAGCGTCGAGGTTAGCGTCGGAGAGAACGGGGCGTCCGCCTGGGTCGACGTGACCGACACGGGGCCGGGCATCCCGGAATCCGAGCTCTCGAACATCTTCGAGCGGTTCTATCGAGCGGACAAGGCGCGCTCGCGCGAGGTCCCGGGCACGGGGCTGGGTTTAGCGATCGTCCGCTCGATTGCTCGAGTCCACGGTGGCGAGGCGACGGTCAGCAACGTCCCCGGCGGCGGCGCGCGTTTCCGCGTTCTCTTACCGCGTATCCAGGCTCCGTTCACCTAGCTTTCATGTTGGGTGCTGCGCACTCCCGATACAATCGTTTCGTGCCCAAAAACTTCGGCCGGGGGGCGATCGCGATGCTCCTCGCCTGGCTGTGTTGGTTGGTTCTCGCGGCGCCGGTGCGCGCCGACGAGCAGTACGACGTTGGGCCGTCGCCGGTGCTCAACGTGCGGCTGAACCGCGGTAACCTGACGGTGCAGACGTGGGATCGGCCGCAGGTGCAAATTCAGTCGGACCAGCCGCTGGTCGTGCAGCATCTGCCGCCCTCACAGGTCGAGGAGCCCAAGCAGGTCCAGATCTCATCCGAACAGATCCAGACCGAGCACGGTCCGGTGACGCTCCCGGCCGAGACGTTCGTGCTTCCCGACATTCCCGGCACGCAGCACGACGCGATCGTTGCACGCGGCGCCGGCAACGTGACCATCACGATCCCGCGCAACACCGGAATGGTGATCGCTCACGTCCGTGCGGGTCATCTGACGCTGAACGGCTACCACGGCATCTTCGTCGCGCATACGCGCGCGGCGGGCATCGATCTCAACGACGTCGGCGGCACTGCCTTCGTCGAATCGCTGCGCGGCAAGGTCGTCGCGACCAACTCGTCGTTCGACCGGCTGCGCATGCGCACCGCGACCGGCAACATGTTTTTTCAGGGATGCACGTCGCATCAGATCCAGGCCACCAGCACGTACGGCTCGATCGTCTACGACAACGGGCACTTTCAGCCCGGGCTCGCGCGCTTCGAGTCCGAGCACGGAAACGTCGCCCTAGGCGTGCGCGGCGGCGCGCAGATCGGCGCGCACAGCGGTTCGGGTCACGTCGTGTCGAGCTTCCACTCCGAGGCGCACGTCCAAGGCAACCCGACGACGAAACAGGCCACCGTCGAGGGCGGCGGACCCGTCGTCACCGCCACGTCGCGCAACGGCTCCGTGTACCTCTACAGCGGATCGATGAACGAGCACCCGCACGTGCGCGAGCAGCTCAGCGGGAGCACGCGGCTTCCGACGACGCGCGCTCCGAGCGCGGCCGCGCCGCCGCCGCACGAGCAGCCGTTCCAGCGCTTCAACCGGCTGCGGCAGCCGCCGCGACCTCCGTTTCTAAATCAACCGTAAGCCCGTCGTAGGCGGCGATCGCGCGCAGGCCTTGCTCGTCCTCGAGCCGCCGTGCGAGCTTTGGGGGATCCGCCTCGAGCATCTTCGTGCCGAAGTGCTGAAAGATCGCAACCTTCGGACGCACTTCGGCCACGACGTCGCGTGCGTGCGGCCAGGTCAGATGGTCGACGTTCATCTCGTCGCGATAGCGCAGGACGTTCACGATTAACACGTCGGGGCGCCGGCTCGCGTAGTCGGCGGCGAGACCGTCGAAATATCGTCCGCACGGCAGGTACGAGACGCGTAAGCCGTCGTGGACGAAGTGCAGGCCGTGGGTCCGCACGGCGTGGACGTGACGCATCGACGTATACAGCTCCACGCCGCCGATGCGATAGGGTCCGCTGCTCGGCTCGAGATACTCGATTCGCTCCACGAAGCGGCGCGCGTAGGGCAGGACGACGGGCTCTTCCTCGAAGGCGTCGGCCGGCGCGAGGACCGCGCCGCGACGGCGGAAGCCTCCGGAGGTCATCGCCTCGATGAGCACGTTGACGTCGCTCGAGTGGTCGAGATGCTTGTGCGAGAGCACAATTGCCTCGAGCTCGCGTGGATTGCAGGGCGGAACGTGGCCGAGTGCCCGCACGAGCGCGCCAGGACCGGGGTCGACGTGTATCTGCGTCTCGCCAAAGCGCATCCACATCCCGCCGGACGCGCGCAGTTGACGCGCGACGACGAAACGCGCGCCGCCGCTTCCGAGGAAGAGGATCGAGCTAGGCAAGCACGGGCAGCTTCGCGAATGCGCCGCCCAGCACCGTCGTCGACGGACGGCCGAGCCACCGCTCCAGCACCGTCGCGTACACGCTGCGAAAGTCGATCGTGTAGCGCAGGTTGCCCATGTTTGTGGAGCTGAGGTCGGGCAGCGTCCCGTAAAGGCCGCCCTTGACGCCGCCGCCGATCAAGAACAGCGGGGAGGCTTCGCCGTGGTCGGTGCCGCGGCTGCCGTTCTCCTCGATGCGCCGGCCGAATTCGCTAAACGTCAACGTCAAGACGCGGCGTTCGTTGCCATGCGCGGCGAGATCTTCGTAGAACGCACCGATCGCGTCGGAAAACTGCGCCAACAGCCGGTTCTGGATCGCGACCTGGTTGACGTGCGTGTCGAACGAGCCGTGCTCGACGTAGATGGCCTTGGTTCCCAGGTTGCTGCCGACGATCTGCGCCGCGAGCGCCAGGCTGCGTCCCAGCGGCGTGGCCGGATACGAGGCCTTCGCCGTGTACCCGGCGACGAGCCTCGGCAGCTCCTCCGAGCTGCGCTGTGCGTTGCCCTCGATCTCCATGACGTGCGCGAGATAGGGCGACTCGAACGGCAGGTGCTTGTCGCGCGCCTCGGTCCAGAACGCCTTGCTGGCCACGGTGTTGCGATCGGCGGCGAGCGTATACTGCGCAAGCGCCGGTATCGCCGGAATGTCCGTGTGATCGGAAACGAGCAGCTCGGGCAGCACCTGCGAGACGGCGACGCCCTTGAAGAGATTGTCGCGCGAGAGCGCCGCCTCGTCGAAGTAACGCCCAAGCCAGCCGGTGTGCTCGTAGCGTTCGGGCGCAGCGGTCTGCCAGATCTCGGTCGAGCGAAAATGCGAGTGGTCCGCGTTGGGATAGCCCACGCCCTGGACGATCGCCACCATGCCCTTGTCGTAGAGGGCCTTCAGCGAACGCATGCCGGGATTCAACCCCACGTTCGCATCGATCGCCAACACGTCGTTGCGCGCGATCGCCAACGCCGGACGGACGCGGTAATAGTGCGCGTCGCCGTGCGGCACGACGCAGTTCAACCCGTCGTTACCGCCGGCCAAGTTGACGATCACGAGACAGCGATCCTGACTTCCCGGCAGACCCGGCAGCGGCGCCTGCGCGAGCGCCTTCGCGAAGACGTGTTCGGGGTTGGCGACGATCGCCAATCCGGAAGCCGTTGCCAGCAAAAAGTTTCGGCGTTTCATTAGTTCAGCTGATAGGCCGGCGTGGCCATCGCGAGATATGCCGCACCGGCGACGCGTTGACCGTAGTTCTCCGCGGAGAGCGACGGCAACGCCGCGCTTCCCGCTCCACCCAAGTAGCTTTCGAACTCGAACAGCGACGCGGGCGCTACGTCGCCCTGCAGAAGCGTGTCCGCAAGGTCGCGCGACGCGCTCGACGGCTGGAGCGGCAGGCCGTGCAGCCACGACGAGTCCGCCAGCGTCTGCGAGCCGAGCAGACGGACCAGGAAATTCTGGCGCGCGAGCATCGTGCCGCTCGTGAGCCAGTTCTGGCCGCCGGGCCAGCCCGCCACGTTCGGCGGAAAGAACAGCCGCTGGCCCATCTGCTGGAGCGCCGGCAGAGCCGTGGCGTCGACCGTCTTCAGGCCGAGCGCCTTGTACGTGCCGACGACGAATTCGACCGGACTCTTTACGAGCGCGCGGTAGGCACGCGCGCTGTAGAACACGTTGCTGCTCAGGATAGCGCCCACGACGGGCGCGAGCTCGAAGTCGTGATTGCGCAGCAGCGCTGCGACGGAATCGACGAGCTGCGGCTCCGGGTTGTTGTAGACGAACCAGCTGAGCAGGCTCGCGGCGAAGAACCGCGCGCACTGAGGCTGCGCGAAGATGATGTCGACGATATCATCGCCGCCGAAGTTTCCGGTGCGGCCCAGAAACGTCTTGCTTCCCGAGTCGTGCAGGCTCGAGTCGAAACTGACGGTATCCGTGCGGTTGACGACGCGCCAGCCGGTCCAGGCGCGGGCCGATTCGCGGACGTCGTTTTCCGTGTAGCGATCGACGCCCAGCGTGAACAACTCCATCAGCTCGCGCGCGTAGTTCTCGTTCGGATGCGCCGCGACGTTCTGGTTGCCGTTGAGGTAGATCAGCATCGCCGCGTCCTTGGACACGTTTTTTGTCAGGTCACGCAGATTGCCGAGTGCGTACTTGCGGAAAAGCGCGTTCTGGTTGTAGGTGATCCACGGGAAGAGCGGCGTGCCGCGCGACGTGAAGTGACCGTGGAAATACAGCGTCATCTTCTCCTGCAGTGGAGACGCCGTCAGCATCCGGTTCAGCCACCAGACTTGCAGCGCGACGATCGCCTCCTGACCCGCGCGGCGGCGCTCGCGGCGGATCATCGCTCGATCCATCGACCCGCTCATCGCGTAAGGCTGCGACGCGTCGTCGAGCTCGGACGGCGGTGTTATCGAGGCGGCGGACGGCACGTCGACCAGCGCCGCCGCGGCCTCAGGCGCGCGCATCGCGGCGAAGCGCCCGATATCGTCGGGCGAGCCGCCGAAGCCGGCGCGGCGCAGCAAATGCGCGGCCGCGCGCGTTCCGAGCGTTCCGTTGTGCGGCTGCAGCGCGGTAGTGAAATCGGGGTGACCCTGCGGGCGCAGGATGCCACCGACGTCGATTTGAGCCTGGGCGGCCATCGTTGCTGTCTACGCGCCGGCCCCCGGTGCGCCCTCGCACTTTCGTGCGGGTCTAACCGGGCTCTAAGCGCGGGGCGCCGAATGGCCAGCGGCGATGGCCGTTTTGGAGTCGCGACTCGACAGAAATTCCGAGCAATTTCGCACCAACGCGCAGCGTATGGGGCGCCTCGTCGCCGAGCTGCGCGAGCGGCTGATCGGCGTGCGCTCCGGCGGCGGCCGGGAGGCGGTGGAGAAGCATCGCAGCCGCAACAAGCTCACGGCGCGCGAACGGGTCGAGCGCTTGATCGATCCGGGCTCCGACTTCCTGGAGCTCTCGCCGCTGGCGGCGTTCGACATGTACCGCAACGACTCGCCTTCCGCCGGGATCGTCACGGGAATCGGCATCGTGGAGACGCAGCACTGCGCGGTCGTCGCGAACGACGCGACGGTGAAGGGCGGCACGTACTACCCGATGACGGTGAAGAAACACCTTCGCGCGCAAGAGATCGCCGAGCAAAATCACCTGCCATGCATCTATCTCGTCGATTCGGGCGGCGCGTTCTTGCCGCTGCAGGCCGACGTCTTTCCGGACCGCGACCACTTTGGGCGCATCTTTTACAATCAGGCGCGCATGTCGAGCAAGCGGATCGCGCAGGTCGCCGCAGTCATGGGCTCGTGCACGGCAGGCGGCGCGTACGTCCCGGCGATGAGCGATGAAACCGTGATCGTCAAGGGGCGTGGCACGATCTTTCTCGGTGGCCCGCCGCTCGTCAAGGCGGCAACCGGCGAAGAGGTGACGGCCGAAGAGCTCGGCGGCGCAGACGTTCACACGCGGATATCGGGCGTCGCGGACCACTTCGCCAACGACGACGATCAGGCACTCGCGATGATTCGCGAGATCGTGCGCAACCTTCACGTCGAACTTCCGCGCCAGTGGGATCGGACGGAGCCGCAGCAGCCCAAATGCGACCCGCGCGACATCTACGGCATCATTCCGGCGGACAGCCGCACGGGATACGACGTGCGCGAGATCGTGGCGCGCCTCGTCGATGCTTCCGAGTTCCACGAGTTCAAAGCGCGCTACGGCACGACCCTGGTCTGCGGCTTCGCGCGCATAGAGGGGCACCCGATCGGAATCCTCGCCAACAACGGCATCCTGTTCAGCGAGAGCGCGCTCAAGGGCACGCATTTCATCGAGCTCTGCGTGCAGCGCGGCACGCCGCTGCTCTTCCTGCAGAACATCACGGGATTCATGGTGGGCAAGGAGTATGAAAACCGCGGCATCGCCAAGGACGGGGCGAAGCTCGTGATGGCCGTCGCGTGCGCGGAGGTGCCGAAGTTCACGGTCGTGATCGGTGGCAGCTTCGGTGCCGGCAACTACGGGATGTGCGGCCGAGCCTACGCGCCGCGTCAGCTCTGGATGTGGCCCAACGCGCGGATCAGCGTGATGGGCGGCCCGCAGGCGGCCAGCGTGCTATCGACCGTCCGGGGCGAGATGACGCCTGAAGAGAAAGCCGCCTTCGAGGCTCCGATTCTCGAGAAGTACGAGCACGAGGGCAGCCCGTACTACTCGACGGCGCGGCTCTGGGACGACGGCATCGTCGATCCGCTCGACACGCGCCGCGTCATCGCCATCGGTCTGGACGCAGCCGCGCACGCGCCGCAACCGCGCACGCAGTTCGGCGTCTTCCGGATGTAGTTCAGCGCCGGCACGTTATGCCGGCGGCAAGTGTCCGACGTAGAGCTTGAAATAATCCGGCGACTCGATCCATTGGCCGCTCCGATAGCGCAGCACAGCGCTCGCGGTGGCCTTCGTCGGGCAGCACAGCGCCGCCTTGGGACCGTAGTATGGGCCGCGCAGGACAATGGAATCCTCGTCCGGCGCGATCGTCGCCGTCAGCTCGCATGGATTCGCGATAGAAACGGCCGGAATGACGCTCGCGCCCGAGCCTTCGGCGAACACCGCGACGGTCGCGGAACCGCAATCCGCCGCCATCTCGTGCGACTGCACGATGAGCTGCTGCGCACCCTCTCGCGTGAGCGAACCGGCTCCGACGATGCGCAGCTCCTGCGCTGGAAACCACGTGTCCGTCCCGCTGCCCTTGACGACGCGCGCGAGCGGACCGCCGTTGGTCGGGGACTGGTAGCGCAGGCGGTACGCTTGTTGCCGCGAGCCGTAGAACGACAGGTACCACTGATAGAACTGCCGTCCGTTCGACGAGCCCAGATGCTG
It encodes:
- a CDS encoding HAMP domain-containing sensor histidine kinase: MSLKWKIALGYSALLIVAMTVMSGIIVWRFQQILYDQAATSVNATMKAIVAFAQQSATPFSLEDSSVGTLQFLFDSSNLATWNSANSYVQVDSSNGYPLAKTANLGSLTVPANPKLSASHDVAFRQVTLGGRSFLVEDRYLRAGASAAIIHVAEPLDTLQRTFARAREAIAIVLGAAAAAVVVLSIVFASQATTPINKLSREMREISSDRLRIAAGKGALDGRRRSGRDEVGRLAQSFSDLLARLGEAFARERQFISDASHELKTPLTSINANAQMLLRWGDRDQAVRRESLETIVRESADLAAMVNGMLTLAKADRGDEIPKEPLSLAQIASEVSQNAGPRAAEKEIALHFSHAATPIVYGDPNLLRQLVGNLVDNAIKFSERGSVEVSVGENGASAWVDVTDTGPGIPESELSNIFERFYRADKARSREVPGTGLGLAIVRSIARVHGGEATVSNVPGGGARFRVLLPRIQAPFT
- a CDS encoding DUF4097 family beta strand repeat-containing protein — protein: MPKNFGRGAIAMLLAWLCWLVLAAPVRADEQYDVGPSPVLNVRLNRGNLTVQTWDRPQVQIQSDQPLVVQHLPPSQVEEPKQVQISSEQIQTEHGPVTLPAETFVLPDIPGTQHDAIVARGAGNVTITIPRNTGMVIAHVRAGHLTLNGYHGIFVAHTRAAGIDLNDVGGTAFVESLRGKVVATNSSFDRLRMRTATGNMFFQGCTSHQIQATSTYGSIVYDNGHFQPGLARFESEHGNVALGVRGGAQIGAHSGSGHVVSSFHSEAHVQGNPTTKQATVEGGGPVVTATSRNGSVYLYSGSMNEHPHVREQLSGSTRLPTTRAPSAAAPPPHEQPFQRFNRLRQPPRPPFLNQP
- a CDS encoding MBL fold metallo-hydrolase, with the translated sequence MPSSILFLGSGGARFVVARQLRASGGMWMRFGETQIHVDPGPGALVRALGHVPPCNPRELEAIVLSHKHLDHSSDVNVLIEAMTSGGFRRRGAVLAPADAFEEEPVVLPYARRFVERIEYLEPSSGPYRIGGVELYTSMRHVHAVRTHGLHFVHDGLRVSYLPCGRYFDGLAADYASRRPDVLIVNVLRYRDEMNVDHLTWPHARDVVAEVRPKVAIFQHFGTKMLEADPPKLARRLEDEQGLRAIAAYDGLTVDLETEVAAAAAAG
- a CDS encoding DUF1501 domain-containing protein, with protein sequence MKRRNFLLATASGLAIVANPEHVFAKALAQAPLPGLPGSQDRCLVIVNLAGGNDGLNCVVPHGDAHYYRVRPALAIARNDVLAIDANVGLNPGMRSLKALYDKGMVAIVQGVGYPNADHSHFRSTEIWQTAAPERYEHTGWLGRYFDEAALSRDNLFKGVAVSQVLPELLVSDHTDIPAIPALAQYTLAADRNTVASKAFWTEARDKHLPFESPYLAHVMEIEGNAQRSSEELPRLVAGYTAKASYPATPLGRSLALAAQIVGSNLGTKAIYVEHGSFDTHVNQVAIQNRLLAQFSDAIGAFYEDLAAHGNERRVLTLTFSEFGRRIEENGSRGTDHGEASPLFLIGGGVKGGLYGTLPDLSSTNMGNLRYTIDFRSVYATVLERWLGRPSTTVLGGAFAKLPVLA
- a CDS encoding DUF1800 domain-containing protein translates to MAAQAQIDVGGILRPQGHPDFTTALQPHNGTLGTRAAAHLLRRAGFGGSPDDIGRFAAMRAPEAAAALVDVPSAASITPPSELDDASQPYAMSGSMDRAMIRRERRRAGQEAIVALQVWWLNRMLTASPLQEKMTLYFHGHFTSRGTPLFPWITYNQNALFRKYALGNLRDLTKNVSKDAAMLIYLNGNQNVAAHPNENYARELMELFTLGVDRYTENDVRESARAWTGWRVVNRTDTVSFDSSLHDSGSKTFLGRTGNFGGDDIVDIIFAQPQCARFFAASLLSWFVYNNPEPQLVDSVAALLRNHDFELAPVVGAILSSNVFYSARAYRALVKSPVEFVVGTYKALGLKTVDATALPALQQMGQRLFFPPNVAGWPGGQNWLTSGTMLARQNFLVRLLGSQTLADSSWLHGLPLQPSSASRDLADTLLQGDVAPASLFEFESYLGGAGSAALPSLSAENYGQRVAGAAYLAMATPAYQLN
- a CDS encoding carboxyl transferase domain-containing protein, with the protein product MAVLESRLDRNSEQFRTNAQRMGRLVAELRERLIGVRSGGGREAVEKHRSRNKLTARERVERLIDPGSDFLELSPLAAFDMYRNDSPSAGIVTGIGIVETQHCAVVANDATVKGGTYYPMTVKKHLRAQEIAEQNHLPCIYLVDSGGAFLPLQADVFPDRDHFGRIFYNQARMSSKRIAQVAAVMGSCTAGGAYVPAMSDETVIVKGRGTIFLGGPPLVKAATGEEVTAEELGGADVHTRISGVADHFANDDDQALAMIREIVRNLHVELPRQWDRTEPQQPKCDPRDIYGIIPADSRTGYDVREIVARLVDASEFHEFKARYGTTLVCGFARIEGHPIGILANNGILFSESALKGTHFIELCVQRGTPLLFLQNITGFMVGKEYENRGIAKDGAKLVMAVACAEVPKFTVVIGGSFGAGNYGMCGRAYAPRQLWMWPNARISVMGGPQAASVLSTVRGEMTPEEKAAFEAPILEKYEHEGSPYYSTARLWDDGIVDPLDTRRVIAIGLDAAAHAPQPRTQFGVFRM